Proteins from one Megalops cyprinoides isolate fMegCyp1 chromosome 11, fMegCyp1.pri, whole genome shotgun sequence genomic window:
- the tmem198a gene encoding transmembrane protein 198-B: MTSTLQTPAFRLAPPLYSCEDEIERRYEIVPSVVCSMCCLFGIIYCFFGYRCFKAVMFLTGLMFGSIIIFMLCYKERVLDTQLSVEASVGIGLGIGVLCGLVTMLVRSVGLFMVGLLLGLLVAVAALVVMEEFYHPRTVWIPLGMLLGSGMLFAVLTLQWQRCFTTLSTAVFGSAVITVTVDYFIELFMLVRYVYERIKVAPRRPVCWFSWVILGVWPVLTLLGVLIQWKVTAEGYSHTEVIISRQQRRVQLMRIRQKDERREGRKKKKKQQRHYHPHHTHHPKAMQPEPAYRRKPNPIRRYDGDVLSPSYIQSFRDRQTDRHGYPQGRMVSGTHTMVDLDYDCGSTVPLTASAGPAVRV; encoded by the exons ATGACGTCCACACTGCAGACGCCGGCCTTCCGGCTGGCCCCTCCCCTCTACAGCTGCGAGGATGAGATTGAGCGCCGCTACGAGATCGTACCCTCGGTCGTCTGCTCCATGTGCTGCCTCTTCGGCATCATCTACTGCTTCTTTG gcTACCGCTGCTTCAAGGCGGTGATGTTCCTGACGGGCCTGATGTTCGGctccatcatcatcttcatgCTGTGCTACAAGGAGAGGGTGCTGGACACGCAGCTGAGCGTGGAGGCCAGCGTGGGCATCGGCCTGGGCATCGGCGTGCTGTGCGGCCTGGTCACCATGCTGGTGCGCAGCGTGGGCCTCTTCATGGTGGGCCTGCTGCTGGGCCTGCTGGTGGCGGTGGCGGCGCTGGTGGTGATGGAGGAGTTCTACCACCCGCGCACGGTGTGGATCCCGCTGGGCATGCTGCTGGGCTCGGGCATGCTGTTCGCCGTGCTGACGCTGCAGTGGCAGCGCTGCTTCACCACGCTCTCCACCGCCGTCTTCGGCTCGGCCGTCATCACCGTCACCGTCGACTACTTCATCGAGCTCTTCATGCTGGTGCGCTACGTGTACGAGCGCATCAAGGTGGCGCCGCGCCGGCCCGTGTGCTGGTTCAGCTGGGTCATCCTGGGCGTGTGGCCCGTGCTCACCCTGCTGGGGGTGCTGATCCAGTGGAAGGTCACGGCGGAGGGGTACTCCCACACTGAGG TGATAATCAGCCGGCAGCAGCGGCGGGTGCAGCTGATGCGGATCCGGCAGAAGGACGAGCGCAGGGAGggcaggaagaagaagaagaagcagcagcGGCActaccacccccaccacacGCACCACCCCAAAGCCATGCAGCCCGAGCCCGCATACCGCCGCAAGCCCAACCCCATCCGCCGCTACGACGGCGACGTGCTCTCTCCG AGCTACATCCAGAGCTTTCGGGACCGGCAGACCGACAGGCACGGGTACCCTCAGGGCAGGATGGTCAGCGGGACCCACACCATGGTGGACCTGGACTACGACTGCGGCTCCACCGTGCCCCTGACGGCCTCGGCGGGGCCCGCCGTGCGGGTGTGA